In the Salvia hispanica cultivar TCC Black 2014 unplaced genomic scaffold, UniMelb_Shisp_WGS_1.0 HiC_scaffold_550, whole genome shotgun sequence genome, GAGTGATGGACTTAGACCTAGCATTGTTGAATGATAAGCCAACTGATCTTTCTTATGAAAGTAGTTCGGCTGAGATCACTGCCCATAATGCTTGGGAAAAATCTAACAGGCTAAGTTTGCAGTTCATCAGAATGTCTGTTGCCGATAATATTAAGGCAAGCCTCCCAGCGACTGATGTTGCAAAGGAATATTTGCAAAATGTTGAAGATCGCTTCAAAACTGCAGACAAGTCTCTTGCAGGAAAACTTATGAAGGATCTTATTAGCATGCGATATGATGGTTCTCGGACCATGTACGAGCATGTGATGGACATGAACAACATTGCTTCCAAGCTGGGAAAGTTAGGATTACCGGTGGATAAGGGTTTCCTTGTCCAATTCATTCTAACTTCCTTGCCTCCTCAGTATGGGCCATTCCAAATTCACTATAACACTATAAAGGATAAGTGGACTCTAAATGAATTGGGAAATATGTTGGTCCAAGAGGAGGAAAGGCTGAAGGAGCATGGAATGAGT is a window encoding:
- the LOC125199548 gene encoding uncharacterized protein LOC125199548, whose protein sequence is SFSTSLFTSNVPQLNGTNFSEWKEKLEFTLGVMDLDLALLNDKPTDLSYESSSAEITAHNAWEKSNRLSLQFIRMSVADNIKASLPATDVAKEYLQNVEDRFKTADKSLAGKLMKDLISMRYDGSRTMYEHVMDMNNIASKLGKLGLPVDKGFLVQFILTSLPPQYGPFQIHYNTIKDKWTLNELGNMLVQEEERLKEHGMSASHAHIATEGASKKVGNMPDKGKKRAPPKRN